The following coding sequences are from one Candidatus Nitrohelix vancouverensis window:
- the tig gene encoding trigger factor, whose amino-acid sequence MQVEVEKLEGMKRKLKIVIPEDVLSQRVDDAYKVLNRQLKMPGFRPGKIPQKVLEQQVPLQSLTEMFQELMQEHYERALEETGLTPSGAPEIDHSELADIKKDEPLKFSVIVDVRAKIDLIDYKGMKLRKKEIIVTDEQLEEGLQILCNHHGYLEHHDDDHKVQHGDFLTLDFEGFMDGEPLEEGSAKDYHIRVGEKKMIAGFEDQLLGHALGESFEVKVPLPQQWNNKIRRVSMPVPGAEGEDSRDLAVFKVNIKEVKKLVPMALDDKLAKKEGCKSVDDLKRKVKTEMQAYGEQREEIRVKEKIFNIIVKKHDAVPPESMIETELKYMLEGMKYQIQQSGMSLEDSGFDPENAKKEWRERATFNSKGYMILEEIANKEKLHITKEDMDLEYQKLAEETKQKVEDVRKRMMANQETLQQTSSKLRGQKAMNYIYSNCEFEYYQGEDDPIDADEETDQKSDA is encoded by the coding sequence ATGCAGGTCGAAGTCGAAAAACTGGAAGGGATGAAGCGCAAATTAAAAATCGTGATTCCCGAAGACGTTCTTTCCCAAAGGGTGGACGACGCCTACAAAGTCCTCAACCGACAATTGAAGATGCCCGGATTCCGACCTGGTAAGATTCCGCAAAAAGTGCTTGAGCAACAGGTGCCTCTGCAATCGCTCACGGAAATGTTTCAGGAACTCATGCAGGAACATTATGAACGGGCCTTGGAAGAAACTGGACTGACGCCGAGCGGCGCGCCGGAGATCGACCATTCCGAGCTGGCGGACATCAAGAAAGACGAGCCTTTGAAATTTTCGGTCATCGTCGATGTGCGCGCCAAGATAGATTTGATCGACTACAAGGGAATGAAACTCCGTAAAAAAGAAATCATCGTCACCGACGAACAACTGGAAGAGGGCTTGCAGATTTTATGCAATCACCACGGTTATCTGGAACACCATGACGACGACCACAAGGTACAACACGGCGATTTTCTCACCCTCGACTTTGAAGGCTTCATGGACGGCGAACCTTTGGAGGAAGGCTCCGCAAAGGATTACCATATTCGCGTCGGCGAAAAGAAAATGATCGCGGGCTTTGAAGACCAATTGCTCGGACATGCATTGGGAGAATCCTTCGAGGTCAAGGTTCCACTCCCTCAACAATGGAATAATAAAATCCGCCGCGTCAGCATGCCTGTTCCCGGCGCAGAAGGGGAGGACTCGCGCGACCTGGCGGTGTTCAAGGTCAATATCAAGGAAGTCAAAAAACTGGTTCCCATGGCCCTCGATGATAAACTCGCAAAAAAAGAGGGATGCAAAAGCGTAGATGATCTGAAACGAAAGGTTAAGACGGAAATGCAGGCTTATGGAGAACAACGCGAGGAAATTCGCGTCAAAGAAAAAATCTTCAATATCATTGTGAAGAAGCACGACGCGGTTCCGCCTGAATCCATGATTGAAACCGAACTCAAATACATGCTGGAAGGCATGAAGTATCAGATTCAACAATCGGGAATGAGTCTTGAAGATTCCGGTTTCGATCCTGAAAATGCAAAAAAGGAATGGCGCGAGAGGGCGACCTTCAACTCAAAAGGTTATATGATCCTGGAAGAAATCGCGAACAAGGAGAAACTGCATATCACCAAGGAAGATATGGATTTGGAGTATCAAAAGCTGGCTGAAGAGACGAAGCAAAAAGTCGAGGACGTGAGAAAACGAATGATGGCAAACCAGGAAACGCTCCAGCAGACCAGTTCAAAATTACGCGGTCAAAAAGCCATGAATTATATTTATTCCAATTGCGAATTTGAATACTATCAAGGCGAAGACGATCCGATCGATGCGGATGAAGAAACCGATCAAAAAAGCGACGCTTGA
- a CDS encoding carbonic anhydrase family protein, whose product MQIVPIFFFIFMILASIFSDKDNSMPVAEMKPTLRLSDSVQWSYSGTEGPEHWGELSSAFKTCSSGMEQSPVNFSADAKTRFGGLEFHYNKSPLRIINNGNSIDVNYAPGSYVLINGKQFNLVQFHIHHPGEHTIDGVSTDMELHLIHEDDKKNLAVVGVFLERGTLNPYMKPFWDNLPETLGEEITVPGETINAEFFLPLNREYFSYPGSLTTPPCKEGVQWFVMKNPVDISVHRLSQFRNHILFNSRPVQDLNGRL is encoded by the coding sequence ATGCAAATCGTACCCATATTTTTTTTCATATTCATGATTCTTGCTTCTATTTTCAGCGACAAGGACAACTCAATGCCAGTCGCAGAGATGAAGCCCACGCTTCGTTTGTCTGACAGCGTTCAATGGAGTTATTCCGGAACTGAAGGCCCCGAGCATTGGGGCGAGCTCAGTTCTGCCTTCAAAACCTGCTCGTCTGGCATGGAACAATCTCCGGTGAATTTCAGCGCTGATGCAAAGACTCGTTTTGGCGGCCTGGAATTTCATTACAATAAGTCGCCCCTTAGGATTATTAATAATGGCAACAGCATTGACGTCAACTACGCGCCAGGCAGTTATGTCCTAATCAACGGAAAACAATTCAATCTCGTCCAATTTCACATCCACCATCCCGGCGAGCATACGATTGACGGTGTATCGACCGACATGGAATTGCATCTGATTCATGAGGATGATAAGAAAAATTTAGCTGTTGTCGGTGTTTTCCTTGAAAGAGGAACGCTGAATCCTTACATGAAACCTTTCTGGGACAATCTTCCCGAAACGCTTGGCGAAGAAATCACGGTTCCCGGTGAAACCATCAACGCCGAGTTTTTCCTACCTTTGAATCGCGAATATTTTTCCTATCCTGGTTCTTTGACGACGCCGCCATGCAAGGAAGGCGTTCAGTGGTTTGTTATGAAAAACCCGGTCGATATTTCAGTGCATCGCTTGTCGCAATTCAGGAATCACATTCTTTTCAATTCACGGCCCGTTCAGGACTTGAACGGACGTTTGTAA
- the ispG gene encoding (E)-4-hydroxy-3-methylbut-2-enyl-diphosphate synthase, with protein sequence MSKNTRKIKIGRLTIGGDSPIAVQSMAATQTKDLKATARQIEVLQAAGADVIRIAVDNEQDVEALKILRAQFPDPVLSVDLQENYKLAPIVAPYVDKIRYNPGHLYHLEKDKSIQEKVAFIVKTAVDNDCAIRIGVNCGSVDPDYQARFPDDSIEAMVQSALDHCTMMDDLGFVNYCVSLKDSDAQKVITANRRFSELRPDVPLHLGVTEAGLPPEGIIKTCIAFEQLISQGIGDTIRVSLTLPNEDKGQEISVGHEILNDIRQGRFRSVPPNFTEKLNIIACPSCSRVENDRFVELAHEVRKMTEYAERYKLTIAVMGCRVNGPGETDDADLGLWCGPTRVNLKKGPESLGSYSYDDILVQLKKEVDLIINEKFGAAEEQHA encoded by the coding sequence ATGTCAAAGAATACCCGAAAAATTAAAATTGGACGCCTGACCATCGGCGGAGATTCTCCCATCGCAGTGCAGAGCATGGCGGCGACCCAGACCAAGGATCTCAAGGCCACCGCGCGCCAGATCGAAGTTCTGCAAGCGGCAGGAGCGGACGTCATTCGCATCGCCGTCGATAACGAGCAGGATGTTGAAGCCTTAAAAATCCTGCGCGCGCAGTTTCCCGATCCGGTGCTTTCCGTCGATCTGCAGGAGAACTACAAACTGGCTCCCATCGTCGCTCCTTATGTGGATAAAATCCGTTACAACCCCGGGCACCTCTACCATCTTGAGAAAGACAAAAGCATTCAGGAGAAAGTTGCCTTCATCGTCAAAACGGCAGTCGACAATGACTGCGCCATTCGCATCGGCGTGAATTGCGGCTCGGTCGACCCAGACTATCAGGCGCGTTTTCCCGATGATTCCATTGAAGCCATGGTGCAGAGCGCATTGGATCATTGCACGATGATGGACGATCTTGGTTTCGTGAATTACTGCGTTTCCCTGAAAGATTCAGACGCGCAAAAAGTCATCACCGCCAACCGCAGATTTTCTGAATTGCGACCCGACGTTCCCCTGCATCTTGGCGTGACCGAAGCCGGACTGCCGCCCGAGGGCATCATCAAAACCTGCATTGCGTTCGAGCAATTGATCTCGCAGGGAATAGGCGACACCATCCGCGTTTCCCTCACCCTTCCCAACGAGGACAAGGGACAGGAAATCTCCGTTGGTCATGAGATATTGAACGATATTCGTCAGGGGCGATTCCGTAGTGTTCCTCCCAATTTCACAGAAAAACTGAACATCATCGCCTGTCCCAGTTGTTCGCGCGTTGAAAACGACCGCTTCGTTGAACTGGCTCATGAAGTTCGCAAAATGACGGAGTATGCCGAGCGTTATAAGTTGACGATCGCGGTCATGGGTTGCCGGGTCAATGGCCCCGGAGAAACCGACGACGCCGATCTGGGACTTTGGTGCGGGCCGACGCGGGTCAACCTGAAAAAAGGACCGGAATCGCTCGGTTCGTATTCCTACGACGACATTCTGGTTCAATTAAAAAAAGAAGTCGATCTTATCATCAACGAAAAATTCGGCGCCGCCGAAGAACAGCACGCCTGA
- a CDS encoding radical SAM protein, producing MNPRYLQLSSAELNRRADQAYEIYRSCEVCPRACAVDRTAGEMGFCGQSDQLSVSAAVKHFGEEPPFTGTCGVGNIFVSSCNLACSYCQNFQISQKKIGREVSYQETASQMLDLQRQGGHFIGWVSPSHVVPGLLKSLALARDQGLRLPIIYNTNAYDALPTLKLLDGVIDIYLPDMKYSSDEMGWEHSRGKGYKTHSQEAVLEMYRQAGPLTIGEDGLAQGGVLIRHLVLPNGLAGSWETLCFIAFEMSTRIPLSLMSQYQPVNKAMESPELARRPSPEEYQAVVKMAEELGFEHLFIQDPECKEHNLPDFTRAEDPFPLKQSPYRDSFVNGPQFC from the coding sequence ATGAACCCCAGGTATCTGCAATTGTCCAGCGCGGAACTGAATCGTCGCGCCGACCAGGCCTATGAAATTTATCGCTCCTGCGAGGTTTGCCCGCGCGCCTGTGCGGTGGACCGCACGGCTGGGGAGATGGGTTTCTGCGGGCAAAGCGATCAATTGTCGGTTTCTGCGGCGGTGAAACATTTTGGCGAGGAGCCGCCCTTCACCGGAACCTGTGGCGTCGGTAATATTTTCGTATCCTCCTGCAATCTGGCATGCAGTTATTGTCAGAACTTTCAGATATCGCAAAAGAAAATAGGGCGCGAGGTCAGTTATCAGGAAACCGCCAGTCAGATGCTCGATTTGCAGAGGCAGGGCGGGCATTTCATCGGCTGGGTGTCGCCCTCCCATGTGGTTCCCGGACTTCTGAAAAGCCTGGCGCTGGCGCGGGATCAGGGTCTGAGACTGCCGATCATCTACAATACGAACGCCTACGACGCCCTGCCCACGCTTAAATTGCTGGATGGCGTGATCGATATCTATCTGCCCGACATGAAATATTCCAGCGACGAGATGGGCTGGGAACATTCTCGCGGCAAGGGATACAAGACGCATTCTCAGGAAGCCGTGTTGGAAATGTATCGTCAGGCCGGACCGTTGACTATAGGAGAGGACGGACTTGCGCAAGGCGGCGTTCTGATCCGCCACCTGGTCCTGCCCAACGGCCTGGCGGGTTCATGGGAGACCCTGTGCTTCATCGCCTTTGAGATGTCGACGCGCATCCCGCTGAGCTTGATGAGCCAGTATCAACCCGTCAACAAAGCCATGGAAAGCCCGGAACTGGCGCGCCGACCGTCTCCCGAAGAGTATCAAGCCGTAGTAAAAATGGCCGAAGAGCTGGGATTCGAACATCTTTTCATTCAAGACCCGGAGTGCAAGGAACATAATCTTCCCGATTTCACCCGGGCCGAAGATCCCTTTCCATTGAAACAATCTCCCTACAGGGATTCATTTGTGAACGGGCCCCAATTCTGTTAA
- a CDS encoding Rieske 2Fe-2S domain-containing protein, which yields MEEEDLPIGKSAIIRAGELEIALFNYKGKYYAIDNKCPHRGAPLGEGRIEECIVICPNHEWRFDLKDGSSHQNPELKITIYPVRTKGGKIYIGFEKDEKKALGKDSSQAPSSLRFSIPTIQKPINPDETL from the coding sequence ATGGAAGAAGAGGATTTGCCGATTGGCAAGTCAGCGATTATTCGCGCCGGAGAGCTTGAGATTGCCTTGTTCAACTACAAAGGCAAGTATTATGCAATCGACAACAAATGTCCACATCGCGGCGCGCCGCTTGGCGAAGGCCGCATTGAAGAGTGCATCGTCATCTGCCCGAACCATGAATGGCGCTTCGATCTGAAGGACGGCTCCAGCCACCAGAACCCGGAGTTGAAAATCACTATCTATCCAGTGAGAACCAAAGGCGGAAAAATCTATATTGGTTTTGAAAAAGACGAAAAGAAAGCCCTGGGCAAAGATTCATCGCAAGCGCCCAGTAGTTTGAGATTCAGTATTCCCACCATACAAAAACCCATCAACCCCGACGAAACCCTTTAG
- a CDS encoding DUF4197 domain-containing protein codes for MSANPASAGFLDDLASQSGIPGFGSSDEPASAGLSGMIDSDTAVSGLKEALTLGIRNAVEEAASSNGFLDNDAIRIPLPDPLQKVSSALRAVGYGQLVDDFEVSMNRAAEKAAPQAKQIFLDQIQNASIEDGLKILNGGDTAATEFLKGKTFQQLSALFAPIISSSLDQVGATRYFKAMMDQFSSLPFMNAFPFDLNQYVTQNSLDGLFVLLGEEEKNIRSNPQARATDLLKKVFQKQ; via the coding sequence ATGAGCGCGAATCCGGCCTCGGCGGGATTTTTGGATGATCTGGCATCTCAGTCCGGCATCCCGGGTTTTGGATCTTCCGATGAACCTGCAAGCGCCGGCCTTTCGGGCATGATCGATTCTGACACAGCCGTTTCAGGATTGAAAGAAGCGTTGACGCTAGGCATCCGCAATGCGGTAGAAGAGGCCGCCTCCAGCAATGGTTTTCTGGATAACGATGCCATACGCATTCCTCTGCCCGATCCATTGCAGAAAGTTTCGTCAGCACTTCGAGCCGTTGGCTACGGACAATTGGTCGACGACTTTGAGGTCAGCATGAACCGTGCGGCGGAAAAAGCGGCGCCCCAGGCCAAACAGATTTTTCTCGATCAGATTCAGAACGCAAGCATTGAAGACGGCCTCAAAATCCTGAATGGCGGGGACACCGCCGCAACCGAATTTCTCAAGGGCAAAACCTTTCAGCAATTGAGCGCTCTGTTCGCACCCATCATTTCCTCGAGTCTCGATCAGGTCGGAGCTACGCGCTATTTCAAGGCGATGATGGACCAATTTTCCTCGCTTCCGTTTATGAACGCATTTCCGTTTGACCTGAACCAGTACGTGACCCAGAATTCGCTGGACGGCTTGTTTGTCCTGCTGGGCGAGGAAGAGAAAAATATCCGTTCCAATCCGCAAGCCCGCGCCACCGATCTTCTCAAGAAAGTATTTCAAAAGCAATGA
- a CDS encoding ABC transporter substrate-binding protein: MIRRFLTALVLMSFLPANLYAEALHGLSIYGPEGLKYKKDESYVYANPSAAKGGRLTLADFGAFTKLNPASLKGVPAPGLNGLVFQTPMDSSSDDGEPFSQYGNLVESVDLAEDRMSMVYHIYKMAKFSDGHPVTADDFIFSFNIIHHLEYHPVYKEYFKDIAKVEKIDSHTVKYTFAIFNQELPLITGQMLIFPKHIYGAPGSNFGSDFDNIAIGSGPYEIEKYEFGKYITLKRKADWWGKDLPKNRGRYNFDQITWKIYLDPVAQREAFKGGGYDASQINSSRDWALDYKGDFVKKGYYLREEIPHNRVAGMQGYAMNMRNDLFESRKVRAAIALAFDFEWSNKNLFYGQYTRNQNYFDNNEEMKPKGLPAGKVKKLLMDLQGKYGADVPKTALTKPVGAPGEDQPFEKNIQLANALLDSAGWKIGADGIRVKDGKPFKFTLILASPGFMRISEPYKNNLAKIGVEMDIKVVQVAQYEESLREFNFDMIVASYPQSRSPGNEQRYMWGSPAAKTPGSRNYAGITNKAIDELIDIIIKASKRDELVDAIQAMDRILTHQFYVVPHWYIAYDRVVYWNKFSRPKINPSQAPIIGNIIEWWWQDEAKFKKLEEARSKGSAVN; encoded by the coding sequence ATGATACGACGTTTTCTGACCGCGCTGGTTTTGATGAGTTTTCTTCCCGCCAATCTCTATGCAGAAGCCTTGCACGGCTTGTCCATATACGGCCCCGAAGGTTTGAAATATAAAAAGGACGAATCCTACGTCTACGCCAACCCTTCGGCTGCCAAAGGGGGGCGGTTGACTCTGGCGGATTTTGGCGCCTTCACCAAACTCAATCCGGCTTCTTTGAAAGGCGTTCCGGCTCCGGGCTTGAATGGTCTGGTTTTCCAGACCCCTATGGACAGCTCCTCGGACGACGGCGAACCCTTCTCTCAGTACGGGAACCTTGTGGAATCGGTCGACCTTGCCGAAGACCGTATGTCGATGGTCTATCATATCTACAAGATGGCCAAATTTTCAGACGGTCATCCTGTGACGGCGGATGACTTCATATTTTCTTTCAATATCATTCATCATCTGGAATACCATCCGGTCTATAAGGAATATTTCAAGGACATCGCAAAAGTGGAGAAGATCGATTCGCATACGGTCAAATACACCTTCGCGATTTTCAATCAGGAATTGCCGCTCATCACCGGGCAGATGTTGATCTTCCCCAAACATATCTATGGGGCGCCCGGATCGAATTTCGGATCGGATTTTGACAACATCGCCATCGGGAGCGGTCCTTACGAAATCGAAAAATACGAGTTTGGCAAATACATCACCCTCAAACGAAAAGCTGACTGGTGGGGCAAGGACCTGCCGAAGAATCGCGGGCGTTATAATTTCGACCAGATCACCTGGAAAATTTATCTTGATCCTGTCGCTCAGAGAGAAGCGTTCAAGGGCGGCGGATACGACGCATCGCAGATCAACAGTTCGCGCGACTGGGCGCTGGACTATAAGGGAGACTTCGTCAAGAAAGGTTATTACCTGAGGGAAGAGATTCCGCACAATCGCGTCGCCGGAATGCAGGGCTACGCCATGAACATGCGCAACGACTTATTTGAATCGCGCAAGGTGCGCGCCGCCATCGCGCTGGCGTTTGATTTCGAGTGGAGCAACAAGAACCTGTTCTACGGTCAATACACGCGCAATCAGAATTATTTCGATAACAATGAGGAGATGAAACCCAAGGGACTGCCCGCAGGAAAGGTCAAAAAACTTCTTATGGACTTGCAGGGCAAGTATGGAGCGGATGTCCCCAAAACGGCATTGACCAAACCGGTGGGCGCGCCTGGGGAAGATCAACCCTTTGAGAAAAACATTCAACTCGCCAACGCTCTGTTGGATTCGGCGGGCTGGAAAATCGGCGCAGATGGGATCCGCGTTAAAGACGGCAAACCTTTCAAGTTCACACTCATCCTCGCCAGTCCGGGCTTCATGCGTATTTCTGAGCCCTACAAAAACAATCTGGCCAAGATCGGCGTTGAAATGGATATCAAAGTCGTGCAGGTCGCGCAATACGAGGAGAGTCTGCGCGAATTCAATTTTGATATGATCGTCGCCAGTTATCCGCAGAGTCGTTCGCCGGGAAACGAGCAACGTTATATGTGGGGTTCGCCCGCCGCCAAAACTCCGGGATCGCGTAATTATGCGGGAATCACAAACAAGGCCATAGACGAATTGATCGATATCATCATCAAGGCCAGCAAACGCGACGAGCTGGTCGACGCCATTCAGGCGATGGATCGCATTTTAACGCATCAGTTCTATGTCGTTCCGCACTGGTACATCGCTTACGACCGGGTGGTTTACTGGAATAAGTTTTCGCGTCCGAAGATCAACCCCTCTCAGGCGCCGATCATTGGAAACATCATCGAATGGTGGTGGCAGGATGAAGCAAAATTCAAAAAGCTTGAAGAGGCGCGGTCCAAGGGAAGCGCCGTCAATTGA
- a CDS encoding ABC transporter permease subunit, whose product MKLNKELEVKIQKFRRDRRAYVSFIILSMMFLLTLPAEFLCNVRPILLVVDGKIHFPILLTYSERDFGGTLPSEPDYNSRHFHRLLYGEEKSAALNNESSDASLSLDDFEDSPGMGLGLDDFEETSPSLDLGMADFEDGPATQEKPDFSLGLGDFEDTGNPLQSASIETSPAQPTPPKEVWALWPPIRYDYKYIPSESQTGKVVLAAPYETMSANGEEVIESAWKDGHYLGTDDRGRDILARLIYGLRISMIFGLSLAVTGTIIGCFLGGFQGFFGGWVDLVGQRLTEIWGSIPRLYILIILSAFLVPSAILLFLILNLTAWMGIAAYIRAEFLKIRNFEFVKAAKAMGVSDFQIMRRHILPNAITPVVTFFPFEVTAGILALVSLDYLNLGVPSPAPSIGELLSQGKNNLQAIWIILPTFAVLTATITLLTFVGEGIRNAFDPRRNA is encoded by the coding sequence ATGAAATTGAACAAGGAACTCGAAGTAAAAATTCAAAAATTCCGGCGAGACCGGCGCGCCTATGTGAGCTTCATCATCCTGTCGATGATGTTCCTGTTAACCCTGCCCGCTGAGTTCCTCTGCAATGTGCGCCCCATCCTGCTTGTTGTTGATGGGAAAATACATTTCCCAATATTACTGACCTACAGCGAAAGGGATTTTGGCGGAACCCTGCCGAGTGAACCCGATTATAATTCCCGGCATTTTCACAGATTGCTTTATGGCGAGGAAAAAAGCGCGGCATTAAACAATGAGTCGTCAGACGCCAGTCTCAGTCTGGATGATTTCGAAGATTCGCCAGGCATGGGTCTGGGTCTGGATGATTTTGAAGAGACCAGCCCTTCTCTGGATTTGGGGATGGCCGATTTTGAAGACGGGCCTGCCACTCAAGAGAAGCCGGATTTTTCACTTGGACTGGGCGACTTTGAAGACACAGGCAATCCATTGCAAAGCGCTTCCATCGAGACTTCTCCCGCTCAACCGACCCCTCCTAAAGAAGTCTGGGCCTTGTGGCCGCCCATTCGATACGACTACAAATACATTCCCAGCGAAAGCCAAACCGGCAAGGTCGTGCTGGCGGCGCCCTATGAAACGATGAGCGCCAACGGAGAAGAAGTGATCGAGTCCGCATGGAAGGATGGTCATTATCTCGGCACCGACGACCGGGGGCGCGATATCCTTGCGCGCCTGATCTATGGCTTGCGTATTTCGATGATCTTTGGATTGTCGCTGGCAGTCACAGGAACGATCATCGGATGCTTCCTCGGCGGTTTTCAGGGATTTTTTGGCGGCTGGGTCGATCTGGTCGGGCAACGCTTGACGGAAATCTGGGGATCGATTCCGCGATTGTATATCCTCATCATCCTCAGCGCCTTTCTTGTGCCTTCGGCAATTCTATTGTTTCTGATTTTGAACCTGACGGCCTGGATGGGAATCGCCGCCTACATACGCGCTGAATTTTTGAAGATTCGCAATTTTGAGTTTGTCAAAGCCGCCAAGGCTATGGGCGTTTCCGATTTTCAAATCATGCGGCGCCACATCCTCCCTAATGCGATCACTCCAGTGGTCACATTTTTTCCGTTTGAAGTGACTGCGGGGATTCTGGCTCTGGTCAGTCTGGACTATCTCAATCTGGGGGTGCCCTCCCCTGCGCCGAGCATCGGCGAGCTGTTATCCCAGGGTAAAAATAATTTGCAGGCGATCTGGATCATCCTGCCGACCTTCGCCGTGCTGACGGCGACCATCACCCTGCTCACCTTCGTGGGAGAAGGGATTCGTAACGCCTTTGATCCCCGACGCAATGCGTGA
- a CDS encoding ABC transporter permease subunit, with protein sequence MISYIIRRLLLMFPTLIGIVTITFITIQFVPGGPVDQMKSILLGHGSEMSEAGGAALGKQGKAQELDPERLEELRKIYHLDRPLWERYLRTFLWFAPEDKERGFWTNFFDYDSWEGFLVFKFGNSFYRNKSVLELIVEKLPVSASLGVFSFFLIYTTCVVLGIAKAVKHGERFDTVSSIFVLIGYSIPGFVLAIFLIVFLGPGDGAIAHWIPLSGLTSASAYGYEDWSTWRKIVDYLHHLAAPLFCYVIGGFATLTMLTKNAILEELRKQYVITARAKGLPEKVILFKHILKNALIPLVTGFPIAFLGMFFTGSLLIEQIFTLDGLGLLGYQAVIQRDYPIVMGTLFLFSLMALVGQLLTDLSYVLIDRRISFEESQG encoded by the coding sequence ATGATCAGCTATATCATACGCCGTTTGTTGCTCATGTTCCCCACCCTCATTGGGATCGTGACCATCACCTTCATCACGATTCAATTTGTTCCCGGTGGTCCTGTGGATCAAATGAAATCGATTCTTCTGGGCCACGGAAGCGAGATGTCCGAAGCGGGCGGCGCGGCGCTGGGCAAACAGGGCAAGGCTCAGGAACTGGATCCGGAACGGCTGGAGGAGCTTCGAAAAATTTATCATCTGGACCGTCCTCTGTGGGAACGTTATTTACGCACCTTTCTCTGGTTCGCGCCTGAGGACAAAGAACGCGGTTTCTGGACCAATTTTTTTGACTATGACAGTTGGGAAGGTTTTCTTGTTTTTAAATTTGGAAATTCTTTCTATCGCAACAAGTCGGTTCTGGAGTTGATTGTCGAAAAACTGCCGGTCTCCGCTTCGCTCGGCGTGTTCAGTTTTTTCCTCATTTACACGACCTGCGTCGTTCTCGGAATCGCCAAGGCGGTCAAGCATGGCGAGCGATTCGATACCGTCAGCAGTATTTTTGTGTTGATCGGCTACAGCATTCCCGGATTTGTGCTGGCGATTTTCCTCATCGTTTTTCTGGGGCCGGGCGACGGGGCCATCGCGCACTGGATACCGCTATCGGGTCTCACATCGGCGAGCGCTTACGGATATGAAGACTGGTCGACCTGGCGCAAGATCGTGGATTATTTGCATCACCTCGCGGCGCCCCTGTTCTGTTATGTGATCGGCGGCTTTGCCACGCTGACCATGTTGACGAAGAACGCCATTCTGGAAGAATTGCGCAAGCAGTATGTCATCACCGCGCGCGCCAAAGGCCTGCCGGAAAAGGTGATCCTGTTCAAACATATTTTAAAGAATGCGCTGATTCCCCTGGTCACCGGCTTTCCCATCGCGTTCCTTGGCATGTTTTTTACCGGGTCCTTGCTCATCGAACAGATATTCACGCTCGACGGTTTGGGCCTTCTCGGTTATCAGGCGGTCATCCAGAGAGATTATCCTATTGTCATGGGCACCCTGTTTTTGTTTTCCCTGATGGCGCTGGTTGGTCAACTCCTGACCGATCTGTCCTATGTTCTAATCGATCGTCGCATCTCCTTTGAAGAATCACAGGGCTGA